In Cystobacter fuscus DSM 2262, the following are encoded in one genomic region:
- a CDS encoding MBL fold metallo-hydrolase, whose amino-acid sequence MEVRFYGVRGSIAVSGAHAAGIGGNTSCLEVTSQGHRLILDAGTGIRALGEVMMREGAPRKATLFFSHLHWDHVQGFPFFAPGYLPTTELELYGPGPDGDSALASVLAKQMEPPNFPVPLSTMRARMAFRSARHGRTVEVGPFRVTPFDSPHPQGCLAYRVEADGHSFVYATDMEMSLAALDARHARWMEGVDALCMDAQYTPDEYNGSRGAPRKGWGHSTMVDAAQVAQAVHARRLFLFHHDPAHNDEQVEGMAEEARQYFAACEPAREGKRILFGAGAHA is encoded by the coding sequence ATGGAAGTGCGTTTCTACGGAGTCCGGGGAAGCATCGCGGTGTCGGGAGCGCACGCGGCGGGCATCGGCGGCAACACGTCCTGCCTGGAGGTGACGAGCCAGGGGCACCGGCTCATCCTCGACGCCGGCACGGGCATCCGCGCCCTCGGCGAGGTGATGATGCGCGAGGGGGCGCCGCGCAAGGCCACGCTCTTCTTCTCGCACCTGCACTGGGACCACGTGCAGGGCTTCCCCTTCTTCGCCCCGGGCTACCTGCCCACCACGGAGCTGGAGTTGTATGGCCCGGGGCCGGACGGGGACTCGGCGCTGGCCTCGGTGCTGGCGAAGCAGATGGAGCCGCCCAACTTCCCCGTGCCCCTGTCCACCATGCGCGCGCGCATGGCGTTCCGCTCGGCGCGGCATGGCCGCACGGTGGAGGTGGGCCCCTTCCGCGTGACGCCCTTCGACTCCCCCCACCCCCAGGGGTGCCTGGCCTACCGCGTCGAGGCGGATGGCCACTCCTTCGTCTACGCCACCGACATGGAGATGTCGCTCGCCGCGCTGGACGCTCGCCACGCGCGGTGGATGGAGGGCGTGGACGCGCTGTGCATGGACGCACAGTACACCCCGGACGAGTACAACGGCTCGCGCGGGGCGCCTCGCAAGGGCTGGGGCCACTCCACCATGGTGGACGCGGCCCAGGTGGCCCAGGCCGTCCACGCCCGCCGCCTGTTCCTCTTCCACCATGACCCCGCCCACAACGACGAGCAGGTGGAGGGCATGGCCGAGGAGGCCCGCCAGTACTTCGCCGCCTGCGAGCCGGCCCGCGAGGGCAAGCGCATCCTGTTCGGGGCCGGGGCGCACGCATGA
- a CDS encoding kelch-like protein — MSIEDNKPGARPVNTRAAVVALACLGMVFAPTASSFAAASAPSAKSWTFASYNIAAYDYSKYYVNDVPQTAADVYKVENYPEARYMFWGDFDGYNGGKRSNAIISRIKDTMNFDGQNLQADVVAVQESGTSKVIINGTHTTQREHLDARLRTYGYQQAVDYSKYLLTGDPITITSTNEVIPRTVARASHIYYNTSTLKPIASGTFLGGNLIDPKYRDAYLNALGRSFVNKDSVKKDKVFPWAILMSTGPSTDQPNRYIIVSSIHSIVDHGYSDTTDGVADFFNGEVARGLAKALKGISASTMTDGVAHPPGAPIAIIGDMNAYYKTKTGQFPGGNTEAKSVPRLLHDYGLRDARGDFFKETSECTTASSLCLKYHTFNTATNSGNVLDYIFTLYSGSTTNVGDFQTVADPHLWSDHKMIAARLKFGPLPKSSWATSSAMQSPRGVQGAALLSSGLVLVTGGHTRNSLGVASSISLTELYNPYSNTWQATGALNSPRYNFATVKLASGKILVSGGRNDESTLSSAELYDPVTRSWSYTGSLSQRRSGHQATLLRSGKVLVTGGEIENLDGSNVHVSPATTAELYDPETGAWSPAGELEHDSSGSVATMLYSGEVLLITGSQVDLYDPYTNRWSQHGALPGHRDGFTVTRLYSGEVMVVGGDSSNSTPGTTFIYNPYTTQWRAGPTMNRLHRNHTATLLYSGQLLIAGGVDGGTEVYDPETNEWTLLDNIPASCTGGAAILLHPGSVLLTAGWESSTVAPIFTP; from the coding sequence ATGTCCATTGAAGACAACAAGCCCGGAGCACGCCCCGTCAACACAAGGGCCGCGGTCGTCGCGCTCGCGTGCCTCGGGATGGTGTTCGCCCCCACGGCATCCAGCTTCGCGGCGGCATCTGCACCCAGCGCCAAGTCCTGGACATTTGCTTCGTATAACATCGCCGCGTATGACTACTCCAAATACTACGTGAATGATGTTCCCCAAACAGCAGCGGATGTGTACAAGGTCGAAAACTATCCGGAAGCAAGGTATATGTTCTGGGGAGATTTTGATGGCTACAACGGAGGCAAGCGGTCGAACGCGATCATCTCGCGCATCAAAGACACAATGAATTTTGACGGCCAGAACCTACAGGCCGACGTTGTCGCCGTGCAGGAGTCCGGAACATCGAAGGTCATCATCAACGGAACCCACACCACCCAGCGCGAGCACCTCGATGCACGGCTACGAACTTACGGCTATCAACAGGCGGTCGACTACTCCAAGTATCTACTGACAGGCGACCCCATCACCATCACCTCCACCAACGAGGTGATTCCGAGAACAGTGGCGAGAGCATCGCACATCTATTACAACACCTCCACGCTCAAGCCCATCGCAAGCGGCACCTTCCTGGGAGGGAATCTGATCGATCCCAAATATCGGGATGCCTACCTCAACGCACTGGGCAGGAGCTTTGTCAACAAGGACTCTGTCAAGAAAGACAAGGTCTTCCCGTGGGCGATCCTGATGTCGACCGGACCCTCGACCGACCAACCGAACAGGTACATCATCGTTTCCTCGATCCACTCGATTGTCGACCATGGATACAGCGATACTACGGACGGAGTGGCTGACTTCTTCAACGGAGAGGTCGCGCGAGGACTTGCAAAAGCATTGAAGGGTATCTCCGCTTCGACGATGACTGACGGCGTGGCCCATCCGCCAGGAGCCCCGATCGCGATCATCGGCGACATGAATGCTTATTACAAGACGAAAACAGGTCAATTCCCAGGAGGCAACACCGAAGCCAAGTCGGTGCCTCGACTGCTTCATGACTATGGTCTGCGGGATGCCCGAGGCGACTTCTTCAAGGAGACATCGGAATGCACGACCGCCTCCAGCCTGTGTTTGAAGTACCACACATTCAACACCGCAACCAACTCGGGCAATGTGCTCGATTACATTTTCACCCTCTATAGCGGCAGCACCACCAACGTGGGCGACTTCCAGACGGTCGCAGACCCTCACCTGTGGTCTGACCACAAGATGATCGCCGCACGCTTGAAGTTCGGACCGCTGCCAAAATCATCGTGGGCGACGAGTTCAGCGATGCAGTCTCCACGCGGCGTGCAGGGCGCGGCGCTGCTCAGCTCCGGACTGGTGCTGGTCACGGGGGGCCATACGCGCAACTCGCTCGGTGTCGCGTCCTCCATCAGCCTGACCGAACTCTACAATCCCTATTCAAACACTTGGCAGGCCACGGGGGCTCTGAACTCGCCGCGCTACAACTTCGCCACCGTCAAGCTGGCGTCCGGAAAAATCCTGGTGTCGGGTGGCCGGAATGACGAATCCACGCTCTCGAGCGCAGAGCTTTACGATCCGGTCACGCGCTCCTGGAGCTATACCGGCTCTTTGAGTCAGCGGCGTTCTGGCCACCAGGCGACCCTGCTCCGGTCGGGCAAGGTGCTGGTCACGGGCGGCGAAATCGAGAACCTCGATGGCTCGAATGTCCACGTCAGTCCGGCGACCACCGCAGAACTGTATGATCCGGAAACGGGCGCGTGGTCTCCCGCAGGCGAGCTGGAACACGACAGCTCTGGGTCTGTCGCGACGATGCTGTATTCGGGCGAAGTGCTGTTGATCACAGGGTCGCAAGTGGACCTCTATGATCCCTACACCAACAGGTGGAGCCAGCATGGAGCACTGCCGGGCCACCGTGATGGCTTCACCGTCACGCGGCTCTACTCGGGCGAGGTGATGGTGGTGGGCGGCGATTCGTCCAATTCCACGCCGGGCACGACGTTCATTTACAATCCGTATACTACCCAGTGGCGCGCGGGTCCCACGATGAACCGGTTGCACCGCAACCACACGGCGACCCTCCTCTACTCAGGGCAGCTTCTGATCGCGGGGGGTGTTGACGGCGGCACCGAGGTATACGATCCGGAGACCAACGAATGGACCCTGCTTGACA
- a CDS encoding AIPR family protein, with product MSASAVLKAFEHRKDLAKYGSNALILFALQLKHHIDDIHAVATDALTDGSNDKKCDLVYVDRGSRLAVIAQGYFSKQPKKEAPANKASDLNTALTWLLTTSIKSLPAKIRPAATDLREALKNKEIDVLEIWYVHNCAESVNVDNELASVASGVKVALNSAYKDSGCDEVQPLEVGLNTLGTWYRSIETAVLVSDEFTVQVPGGYAITEGKWAAFSTAVPAKWLYELYKKHQTDLFSANVRDYLGSRKSDSNINHGIKESAEQKPSEFWAFNNGITALVNDFIEPESKNKILTIKGISIVNGAQTTGAIGSLDNPPVQNAMVPARFIKCTSPDLVQEIVRYNNSQNKVAPADFRSTDAIQERLRQEFAQRPSKISYLGGRRGGAQDAIQRPGSGNHIPSDTAAQSLTAFHGNPSVAYSRKSDIWESDKYYSSVFSDHTHAEHILFVCALHQVISKIKMDIFQKKEEELTETDRENLNFFRLRGSIHMFMAAVGACMETILGHTVPSKFTLRFRKSPKLSEAEQAWRPVLDCCIPFQSVLRPPLEGSLTTTADINQPITQFRSFVNSTRSSNKKIYDEFAAKVTAEPWITKKK from the coding sequence ATGAGCGCCTCCGCCGTCTTAAAAGCATTCGAGCATCGAAAAGATCTAGCCAAGTATGGCAGTAATGCACTCATACTTTTCGCCCTTCAACTCAAACACCACATTGACGACATTCACGCAGTTGCAACAGACGCACTGACCGACGGTTCGAACGACAAGAAATGTGACTTGGTATATGTAGATCGGGGCTCCAGGCTAGCTGTAATTGCCCAAGGTTATTTCTCCAAGCAACCCAAAAAGGAGGCTCCAGCCAACAAGGCGTCCGACCTAAACACGGCACTGACATGGCTCCTCACAACAAGCATAAAGTCTCTACCCGCAAAGATCCGTCCTGCCGCCACGGATCTAAGGGAAGCCCTGAAGAACAAGGAAATTGATGTCCTTGAAATATGGTATGTCCACAACTGCGCTGAATCAGTCAATGTAGACAATGAGCTAGCCAGCGTTGCAAGTGGAGTAAAGGTAGCACTAAACTCCGCATACAAAGACTCTGGCTGCGACGAAGTACAACCTCTTGAGGTTGGGCTAAACACCCTAGGCACTTGGTATCGTTCCATCGAAACAGCCGTTTTGGTGAGCGATGAATTCACAGTCCAAGTTCCGGGAGGTTACGCAATTACGGAAGGGAAGTGGGCAGCTTTTTCAACGGCGGTGCCCGCCAAGTGGCTCTACGAACTCTACAAAAAGCATCAAACCGATCTCTTCTCCGCCAATGTTCGTGACTACCTTGGCAGCAGAAAAAGCGACTCGAACATCAACCATGGAATAAAAGAATCTGCGGAACAAAAGCCTTCAGAGTTCTGGGCATTCAACAACGGAATAACAGCGCTCGTCAACGACTTCATCGAACCAGAATCAAAAAACAAGATACTCACAATCAAGGGCATATCCATCGTGAATGGAGCGCAAACCACAGGTGCAATTGGTTCGCTAGATAACCCGCCTGTTCAAAATGCCATGGTGCCAGCACGATTCATCAAGTGCACATCTCCCGATCTTGTCCAAGAGATCGTTCGTTACAACAACAGCCAAAACAAAGTGGCCCCGGCTGACTTCAGAAGCACTGACGCTATTCAGGAACGTCTCCGTCAAGAGTTTGCTCAACGGCCCAGCAAGATTAGCTACCTTGGAGGACGTCGCGGAGGAGCTCAAGACGCGATTCAACGACCAGGAAGCGGCAACCACATCCCATCAGATACTGCCGCACAGTCACTAACAGCGTTTCATGGAAACCCCTCAGTAGCGTACAGCCGCAAAAGCGACATCTGGGAGTCCGACAAGTACTATTCTTCTGTGTTCAGCGACCACACGCACGCTGAACACATACTCTTTGTTTGTGCACTGCATCAAGTTATCAGCAAAATAAAGATGGATATCTTCCAAAAAAAGGAAGAAGAGCTTACTGAGACCGATAGAGAAAACCTGAACTTTTTCCGCCTTCGCGGTTCTATCCATATGTTCATGGCCGCAGTAGGCGCATGTATGGAAACAATCCTAGGGCACACTGTTCCAAGCAAATTCACTTTGCGGTTCCGGAAGTCGCCTAAGCTTTCCGAGGCAGAGCAAGCATGGCGCCCCGTACTAGATTGCTGCATCCCTTTCCAATCAGTGCTGCGACCACCACTGGAAGGGTCCCTGACAACCACCGCAGACATCAACCAGCCGATCACGCAATTCCGCAGTTTTGTGAACTCGACCCGCTCGTCAAACAAAAAAATATATGACGAGTTCGCCGCGAAGGTGACAGCAGAGCCTTGGATTACAAAGAAGAAATAA
- a CDS encoding DUF2019 domain-containing protein has product MVMDLEGIAEEFALNVAAQTDAIHRGDRKGGNVYAKRYIAAFKKLRDHGEAGRDALATLLTHPRMDVRVNAATCLLSDRPEQAKPILEEAAKGKGMVPFLASRVLKYWEEGTWHLDVD; this is encoded by the coding sequence ATGGTGATGGACTTGGAGGGCATCGCGGAAGAGTTCGCGTTGAACGTGGCCGCCCAGACAGATGCGATTCATCGTGGCGATCGCAAGGGCGGAAACGTGTATGCCAAACGCTACATTGCCGCCTTCAAGAAGTTGCGCGACCACGGAGAGGCGGGCCGAGATGCGCTCGCCACGCTGTTGACGCATCCTCGCATGGATGTTCGCGTCAACGCAGCGACCTGCTTGCTCAGTGATAGACCGGAGCAAGCAAAACCCATCCTGGAGGAAGCAGCCAAGGGCAAAGGCATGGTGCCCTTCCTCGCATCGCGGGTACTGAAATACTGGGAGGAGGGGACCTGGCACTTGGATGTGGATTAG
- a CDS encoding NAD(P)/FAD-dependent oxidoreductase has protein sequence MKSGETVVIVGAGQAGGELATRLRQQGSEGRIVLVGDEAHLPYQRPPLSKGFLLGKMGRDDLHLKPQATYERFSIELKLGTRVERIERDAHEVLLSEGSRLRYDKLVLATGGRARLLSFPGMDTSRLENVFSLRSIADVEAMHGQFVSGRHLVIIGGGYVGLEVAAAATQLGLRVTVVEAAPRILARVTGPEVSSFIEAIHRGHGVDFRQLAGVQGFELDESQRRVRRVKITHGGGEEALETDLVLVGIGLIPNTELAAQAGLAVDNGIVVDELARTSDPSILAIGDCANQPSSYTGTRVRLESVPNALEHARVAAATLMGKQEPSSATPWFWSEQYDLKLQMVGLSTGYERCVTRGSIENRTFSAFYLKEGRILAADVIGRPPDFMAARKMVSSRTLVDAQRLADESVPLGQCAV, from the coding sequence ATGAAGAGCGGCGAGACGGTGGTCATCGTGGGAGCTGGACAGGCCGGAGGCGAGCTGGCGACGCGCCTGCGGCAGCAGGGCAGCGAGGGGCGGATCGTGCTCGTGGGGGACGAAGCGCACCTGCCCTACCAACGGCCCCCCCTGTCCAAGGGCTTCCTGCTCGGGAAGATGGGCCGCGACGATCTCCACCTCAAACCCCAGGCGACCTACGAGCGCTTCTCCATCGAGCTCAAGCTCGGCACGCGCGTGGAGCGCATCGAGCGCGACGCGCACGAGGTCCTCCTCTCGGAGGGCAGTCGGCTGCGCTACGACAAGCTCGTGCTCGCCACGGGCGGCCGGGCGCGCCTGCTGTCGTTTCCGGGCATGGACACCTCCCGGCTCGAGAACGTGTTCTCCCTGCGCTCCATCGCCGACGTGGAGGCGATGCATGGCCAGTTCGTGTCCGGACGCCACCTGGTGATCATCGGCGGCGGCTACGTGGGCCTCGAGGTCGCGGCGGCCGCCACCCAGCTCGGGCTGCGCGTGACGGTGGTGGAAGCCGCCCCGCGCATCCTCGCCCGCGTCACCGGCCCGGAGGTCTCCTCCTTCATCGAGGCCATCCATCGCGGACACGGCGTCGACTTCCGGCAGCTCGCGGGGGTGCAGGGCTTCGAGCTCGATGAGTCCCAGCGCCGGGTGCGCCGGGTGAAGATCACCCACGGGGGAGGCGAGGAAGCGCTCGAGACGGACCTCGTCCTGGTGGGAATCGGCCTCATCCCCAACACGGAGCTGGCCGCCCAGGCGGGGCTCGCCGTGGACAACGGCATCGTCGTGGACGAGCTGGCCCGCACGAGCGATCCCTCCATCCTCGCCATCGGCGACTGCGCGAACCAACCCAGCTCCTACACGGGCACCCGGGTGCGCCTCGAGTCCGTGCCCAACGCGCTCGAGCACGCGCGCGTCGCCGCCGCCACGCTCATGGGCAAACAGGAGCCGTCCTCCGCCACGCCCTGGTTCTGGTCGGAGCAGTACGACCTGAAGCTGCAGATGGTGGGGCTGTCCACGGGCTACGAGCGGTGCGTCACGCGCGGCTCGATCGAGAACCGGACCTTCTCGGCCTTCTACCTCAAGGAGGGCCGCATCCTCGCCGCGGATGTCATTGGCCGGCCCCCGGACTTCATGGCGGCCCGGAAGATGGTCTCGAGCCGGACGCTCGTGGATGCCCAACGCCTCGCGGACGAGAGCGTTCCGCTCGGGCAGTGCGCCGTGTAG
- a CDS encoding sigma-54-dependent Fis family transcriptional regulator: protein MDSPCASLPSLFELPPLPFMATSPDVSQVLLPLGGLVGREVDLDAFLHTLVDRIAVTMQADRGTLWLLDPARDELFSRAAHLPEVSQIRVKRGQGVAGWVAQHGEPVNMPTPGGDSRFFADIDRMTGYRTTTNLAVPLRDAGGTLYGVLQVLNRRGGERFTEDDVQRLQAIATQVSQALQRTSLYQELQRAKEQPQAPVGYFFNRIIGESEPLKVIYRLIQKAAPTDATVLLRGESGCGKELFARAVHVNGPRRDKPFVKVDCAALPATLIENELFGHEKGAFTGADHRVPGKFEAAEGGTVFIDEIGELPLPVQGKLLRVLQDREFERVGGTQTLKMDVRIVAATNRDLARMVAEGKFREDLYYRIKVVELVLPPLRERGGEDIERLTRHFIASAARRHRLPQPRLNAQALERLKRYRWPGNVRELENCIESAVVLSEGEILEEHLPLPKMVDGASAPPSTEPRMVDGELGDVLPLAEVEKRHILRVLELVKGNRTAAAKALRIGRNTLGRKLKEYGLSDEG from the coding sequence ATGGATTCGCCCTGCGCTAGTCTGCCGTCCCTCTTCGAGCTGCCTCCCCTGCCCTTCATGGCCACTTCCCCGGACGTCAGTCAGGTGCTGCTCCCCCTCGGCGGGCTCGTCGGCCGCGAGGTCGATCTCGATGCCTTCCTCCACACGCTGGTGGATCGCATCGCGGTGACGATGCAGGCGGACCGGGGCACGCTGTGGCTGTTGGATCCGGCGCGCGACGAGCTCTTCTCGCGCGCGGCGCACCTGCCCGAGGTGTCTCAAATCCGGGTGAAGCGGGGCCAGGGCGTGGCGGGCTGGGTGGCCCAGCACGGCGAGCCCGTCAACATGCCGACCCCCGGTGGGGACAGCCGCTTCTTCGCGGACATTGACCGCATGACGGGCTACCGCACCACGACGAACCTCGCGGTGCCGCTGCGCGACGCGGGCGGCACGCTCTACGGCGTGTTGCAGGTGCTCAACCGCCGCGGGGGCGAGCGCTTCACGGAGGACGACGTGCAGCGGCTCCAGGCCATCGCCACCCAGGTGAGCCAGGCGCTGCAGCGCACCAGCCTGTACCAGGAGTTGCAACGGGCCAAGGAGCAGCCCCAGGCGCCGGTGGGCTACTTCTTCAACCGCATCATCGGCGAGTCCGAGCCGCTCAAGGTCATCTACCGGCTCATCCAGAAGGCGGCGCCCACGGACGCCACCGTGCTGCTGCGGGGCGAGAGCGGGTGTGGCAAGGAGCTGTTCGCCCGCGCGGTGCACGTGAACGGGCCGCGGCGGGACAAGCCCTTCGTGAAGGTGGACTGCGCGGCGCTGCCCGCCACGCTCATCGAAAACGAGCTGTTCGGCCACGAGAAGGGCGCCTTCACGGGGGCGGACCACCGGGTGCCGGGCAAGTTCGAGGCGGCCGAGGGCGGCACGGTGTTCATCGACGAGATCGGTGAGCTGCCCCTGCCGGTGCAGGGCAAGCTGTTGCGGGTGTTGCAGGATCGCGAGTTCGAGCGCGTGGGTGGCACGCAGACGTTGAAGATGGACGTGCGCATCGTCGCGGCGACGAATCGCGACCTGGCGCGGATGGTGGCCGAGGGGAAGTTCCGCGAGGACCTGTACTACCGCATCAAGGTGGTGGAGCTGGTGTTGCCGCCCCTGCGCGAGCGAGGCGGAGAGGACATCGAACGGCTGACGCGGCACTTCATCGCGTCGGCGGCGCGGCGCCACCGCCTGCCCCAGCCGAGGCTGAACGCCCAGGCGCTCGAGCGGCTCAAGCGCTACCGGTGGCCGGGCAACGTGCGCGAGTTGGAGAACTGCATCGAGAGCGCGGTGGTGCTCAGCGAGGGGGAGATCCTCGAGGAGCACCTGCCCCTGCCCAAGATGGTGGATGGAGCGTCGGCCCCACCCTCCACCGAGCCACGAATGGTGGACGGCGAACTCGGGGACGTGTTGCCTCTGGCCGAGGTGGAGAAGCGGCACATCCTGCGCGTGCTGGAGCTGGTGAAGGGCAACCGGACGGCGGCGGCCAAGGCGCTGCGGATCGGCCGCAACACGCTGGGTCGCAAGCTCAAGGAGTACGGGCTGTCCGACGAGGGCTAA